The following are from one region of the Granulimonas faecalis genome:
- a CDS encoding Y-family DNA polymerase, whose amino-acid sequence MGEAARVCLCIDLRSFYATVEAVDRGLDPMEARLVVADPDRSANTICLAVSPRLKAEGVRNRCRMREVPKDRGIVVARPRMARYLEASCEVVACLLEHVSADDVHVYSVDESFIEIGPYLPYYGLTPRAMAKRLQEAVAERLGYPATCGLGPNLFVAKVALDVLAKHDTEGICELDLPAFYRDIWFHRPITDIWQVGPGTARRLASAGIVDLAGVAAADPKEISRLLGPARARLLVDHAWGLEPATVSEVSAWEPKGKSLTRGQVLMRDYTTAEAATVVREMADELALSAEADGWDAQGVSLYVGYSGDTWPATGGSRPLEGRLTAHGVAEAAVAVFAATAYPGVPIRRVNVTLTGLTREGQPRLFDPASADPRRQRLDEARRAVAARFGKASVLLASSLLPEGTARDLAGRIGGHRA is encoded by the coding sequence ATGGGGGAGGCGGCCAGGGTCTGCCTGTGCATCGACCTTCGGAGCTTCTACGCCACGGTGGAGGCGGTTGACCGCGGCCTGGACCCCATGGAGGCCCGGCTCGTGGTGGCCGACCCCGACCGCTCCGCCAACACCATCTGCCTGGCCGTCTCCCCGCGCCTGAAGGCCGAGGGCGTCAGGAACCGCTGCCGGATGCGCGAGGTGCCGAAGGACCGTGGCATCGTCGTCGCGAGGCCCCGCATGGCCCGGTACCTGGAGGCCTCCTGCGAGGTGGTGGCGTGCCTTCTGGAGCACGTCTCGGCCGACGACGTCCACGTCTACTCCGTGGACGAGTCCTTCATAGAGATCGGTCCCTACCTGCCCTACTACGGCCTCACACCGAGGGCCATGGCCAAGCGCCTCCAGGAGGCGGTGGCGGAGCGGCTCGGATACCCCGCCACCTGCGGGCTGGGGCCGAACCTGTTCGTGGCCAAGGTGGCCCTGGACGTGCTCGCCAAGCACGACACCGAGGGCATCTGCGAGCTGGACCTGCCCGCCTTCTACCGTGACATCTGGTTCCACCGCCCCATCACCGACATCTGGCAGGTGGGGCCGGGCACGGCCCGGAGGCTCGCCTCCGCGGGGATCGTCGACCTCGCGGGGGTGGCCGCGGCAGACCCCAAGGAGATCTCCCGCCTCCTGGGACCTGCCCGGGCCCGGCTCCTCGTGGACCACGCCTGGGGCCTGGAGCCTGCGACCGTTTCCGAGGTCTCGGCCTGGGAGCCCAAGGGCAAGAGCCTCACCCGGGGCCAGGTGCTCATGAGGGACTACACCACGGCCGAGGCCGCCACGGTGGTCCGGGAGATGGCCGACGAGCTGGCGCTTTCCGCCGAGGCCGACGGCTGGGACGCCCAAGGGGTGTCGCTTTACGTGGGCTACTCCGGCGACACGTGGCCGGCCACGGGAGGGTCCCGTCCCCTGGAGGGCCGCCTCACCGCCCACGGGGTCGCCGAGGCGGCGGTTGCGGTGTTTGCCGCCACGGCCTATCCCGGGGTGCCCATAAGGAGGGTCAACGTGACCCTCACGGGGCTTACCCGCGAGGGCCAGCCGCGGCTCTTCGACCCGGCCTCCGCCGACCCCCGCCGACAGCGCCTGGACGAGGCCCGAAGGGCCGTGGCGGCCCGCTTCGGGAAGGCCTCGGTGCTCCTCGCCTCGAGCCTCCTTCCCGAGGGCACCGCCAGGGACCTCGCCGGGCGCATCGGGGGCCACCGTGCGTGA
- a CDS encoding ribbon-helix-helix protein, CopG family — translation MAEYLLDNGYVLTDDEIERRAREWEDGTWDGHLEVVRAGRPRLSDEPNANLSFKCPESSAELIARAAEALGVKKSAFMREAAVEKAASVLGATP, via the coding sequence ATGGCCGAGTACCTGCTTGACAACGGATATGTCCTCACCGACGACGAGATCGAGCGCCGGGCAAGGGAGTGGGAGGACGGCACCTGGGACGGCCACCTCGAGGTGGTCCGTGCCGGGAGACCTCGCCTGTCTGACGAGCCCAATGCCAACCTCTCGTTCAAGTGCCCGGAATCGTCCGCCGAGCTCATAGCGCGGGCCGCGGAAGCCCTGGGTGTGAAGAAGTCGGCCTTCATGAGGGAGGCCGCCGTGGAGAAGGCTGCAAGCGTGCTGGGGGCGACACCCTGA
- a CDS encoding restriction endonuclease codes for MPFIPLLALAFNTFIGFLLVVFIVVGLVIWLVVTIVKAVVETSREAAAEKERAKTQAFLHERWEESFPAVPYPNEFKEINYDPDNDAITAYELVLPHWEHPRNDGTRDARYSSTSYYYGGSEFVSGPWRVTFDSPREAVRFVQRMRVGGVEVTPHRWESEKACSDSSVASYGFPIMSADEVFAHYRSEPYRFEQFCVYLYRKLGYTGEATRRSGDGGFDFLVEKDGEKTIGECKLYGKNTTVGRPDVQKLVGANFTEGAEHMVFITTSYFTPEAKKFARDAGVEMVDGKGLRRLQIKAKEASARRYGNAVRLWKPLTEQDVIDRTPPDLRHTL; via the coding sequence TTGCCCTTCATTCCCCTGCTCGCCCTGGCGTTCAACACCTTCATCGGCTTCCTGCTCGTCGTCTTCATCGTCGTCGGCCTCGTCATATGGCTCGTCGTCACCATCGTGAAGGCTGTCGTCGAGACCTCGCGCGAGGCCGCCGCCGAGAAGGAGCGCGCCAAGACCCAGGCGTTCCTCCACGAACGGTGGGAGGAGTCCTTCCCCGCCGTCCCCTACCCCAACGAGTTCAAGGAGATCAACTACGACCCCGACAACGACGCCATCACGGCCTATGAACTCGTGCTCCCCCACTGGGAGCACCCGCGAAACGACGGGACGAGGGACGCTCGCTACAGCTCCACCTCCTACTACTACGGCGGTTCCGAGTTCGTCTCCGGCCCTTGGCGCGTGACGTTCGACTCCCCGCGGGAGGCGGTGAGGTTCGTCCAGAGGATGAGGGTGGGCGGTGTAGAGGTGACCCCGCACCGATGGGAGTCGGAGAAGGCATGCTCGGATAGCTCCGTCGCGAGCTACGGCTTCCCCATCATGTCGGCCGACGAGGTCTTCGCGCACTACCGGTCAGAACCCTACCGGTTCGAGCAATTCTGCGTCTACCTCTACCGTAAGCTCGGATACACCGGCGAGGCCACGCGTAGGTCCGGCGACGGCGGGTTCGACTTCCTGGTGGAGAAGGACGGGGAGAAGACCATCGGGGAGTGCAAGCTCTACGGCAAGAACACCACCGTAGGTCGCCCCGATGTGCAGAAGCTCGTAGGCGCCAACTTCACAGAAGGGGCCGAGCACATGGTGTTCATCACCACGAGCTACTTCACACCAGAGGCGAAGAAATTCGCTAGGGACGCCGGCGTGGAGATGGTCGATGGGAAGGGCCTCAGGAGGCTCCAGATCAAGGCCAAGGAGGCCAGTGCGAGGAGGTATGGGAACGCTGTGCGCCTCTGGAAACCCCTCACCGAACAGGATGTCATCGACCGTACGCCGCCGGACCTCCGCCATACCCTCTGA
- a CDS encoding GIY-YIG nuclease family protein — translation MSTLTGTLRNIWEAFFPAHPTPTEQAINTVLLVLFALTIAILVWQEVSNRRRQDEVRRTLMEAAPVSAEEFLENWRIGRRGSGLGYGATDEAGCYVIMTDPVYDEAGKVSYEAVYVGQSIHVAQRVRAHLTGHGNGDVYADVRAGKPVEVRMVRCAPSDLNATERSLIAAFDATSSYNRTRGGSKAR, via the coding sequence ATGAGCACACTGACGGGCACGCTTCGAAACATCTGGGAGGCGTTCTTCCCGGCCCACCCGACGCCCACCGAGCAGGCCATCAACACCGTCCTTCTTGTCCTCTTCGCCCTCACCATCGCTATCCTCGTCTGGCAGGAGGTGTCCAACAGGCGCCGCCAGGACGAGGTCCGGCGCACCCTCATGGAGGCGGCCCCGGTGTCTGCGGAGGAGTTCCTCGAGAACTGGAGGATCGGGAGGCGGGGGTCCGGCCTCGGCTACGGGGCAACCGACGAGGCGGGCTGCTACGTGATCATGACGGATCCCGTCTACGACGAGGCCGGCAAGGTGTCCTATGAGGCTGTCTACGTAGGCCAGTCCATCCATGTGGCCCAGAGGGTGAGGGCGCACCTCACCGGCCACGGAAACGGCGACGTCTATGCCGACGTTCGTGCGGGAAAGCCCGTGGAGGTCCGCATGGTCCGCTGCGCACCTTCGGACCTCAACGCCACCGAGCGCTCCCTCATCGCCGCCTTTGACGCGACGAGCTCCTACAACCGCACCCGCGGCGGCTCCAAGGCCCGCTGA
- a CDS encoding DNA methyltransferase, with translation MARADRTDRRKDAEAFVRRWSGRGYEKGEASSFWIDLFQTVLGLDDAIERLQFEVPIKTLASDSSGFIDVHIPSASTIVEMKSSGVDLAKKEMRQGRMVTPAEQARDYANGFPYSLRPRYLIACNFEEMWVYDTARNPLADKPLYRIPLEDLPRQVDVLRFLSGEAKPPEVLAREVSVEAGRIMGRLHEHAERAYGDTSKPSVQHAVSVLLTRLMFLMFAEDAGLLLSAKKDGVRDNLAFRDYVRSWSPENLSTGLKVLFDWLDTKPEDRDPYASEKLRAFPYVNGGLFREKIPIPTLDEDFRHTLIVDGCQEFDWSGVSPTVFGSIFEGALSPDHRRRNGQHFTTPEAIHRVIDPLFLDDLKEKFVDACNRDTAGGARTKALLSLQDEIAAVSVLDPAAGSGNFLTESYLSLRRLENRVLFELSYTGKGAGDQTAFSGGLFSDAMDLQPKVSLANFHGIELEDYACCVARTALWIAEIQADRDTSKVLTVTRPALPLNDYEGIVCANALRIDWNDVVSSDKVTHICGNPPFLGSYRLDAIQKADRKDLFGAGGGVLDYVACWYLKAAEYMGDGPIKAAFVSTNSICQGQQVEPLWRRLFSLGFHIDFAWTTFFWSSEADDPAHVHVVIVGFSKTGEKPRVLHRTREGEAVLCDNINGYLMAAPDWFVTKSTRQASGMPEMSRGCQPTGKSLIMTDDEARGLVDAEPEAARWIRPFSMGKDFVDGEARRCLWLKDATLNDIASMPLVEERVKEVRDFRLASPKAATRKKAATPWLFDEVRDPEGTYIGVPKVTSANRTYIPMGFVTDGMVPGDKLYFIPTGSLFLFGVLMSRFHNAWMRMTCGRLKSDYSYSNTIVYNTFVFPTPNESKKSEVERCAQAVLDARAAHPDSSLAEMYDGISPVPEGATGAQARKFDRFVFSDLKAAHDSLDAAVEAAYGVDFGGDEERIVNHLFGLYAEAVREGER, from the coding sequence ATGGCTAGGGCAGACAGGACGGACAGGAGGAAGGACGCCGAGGCGTTCGTGAGACGCTGGAGCGGACGCGGGTACGAGAAGGGCGAGGCGTCGTCGTTCTGGATCGACCTGTTCCAGACCGTGCTCGGCCTGGACGACGCCATCGAGCGCCTCCAGTTCGAGGTGCCCATCAAGACCCTGGCCTCCGACAGCTCGGGCTTCATCGACGTCCACATCCCGAGCGCATCCACCATCGTCGAGATGAAATCGTCGGGCGTCGACCTGGCCAAGAAGGAGATGCGCCAGGGGCGCATGGTGACCCCAGCCGAACAGGCTCGCGACTACGCCAACGGGTTCCCCTACTCCCTGAGGCCCCGCTACCTCATCGCATGCAACTTCGAGGAGATGTGGGTCTACGACACCGCGAGAAACCCCCTGGCGGACAAGCCCCTTTACAGAATCCCCTTGGAGGACCTGCCCCGTCAGGTCGACGTGCTCCGATTCCTCTCCGGGGAGGCCAAGCCGCCCGAGGTCCTCGCCCGCGAGGTGTCGGTCGAGGCCGGACGCATCATGGGCCGACTCCACGAGCACGCCGAGAGGGCCTACGGAGACACCTCCAAACCGTCCGTGCAACACGCCGTGTCGGTGCTCCTGACCAGGCTCATGTTCCTGATGTTCGCCGAGGACGCGGGGCTCCTCCTCTCCGCCAAGAAGGACGGTGTCCGGGATAACCTCGCCTTCCGCGACTACGTGAGGTCGTGGAGCCCCGAGAACCTCTCGACAGGCCTCAAGGTGCTGTTCGATTGGCTCGACACCAAGCCCGAGGACAGGGACCCCTATGCGTCCGAGAAGCTCAGGGCCTTCCCCTACGTCAACGGGGGCCTGTTCCGCGAGAAGATCCCCATCCCCACCCTGGACGAGGACTTCCGGCACACCCTGATCGTCGACGGATGCCAGGAGTTCGACTGGTCCGGCGTCTCCCCCACCGTGTTCGGGTCGATCTTCGAGGGAGCGCTCTCCCCCGACCACAGGCGAAGGAACGGCCAGCACTTCACGACGCCCGAAGCCATCCACAGGGTCATCGACCCCCTTTTCCTGGATGACCTCAAGGAGAAGTTCGTCGACGCCTGCAACAGGGACACGGCCGGCGGTGCAAGGACCAAGGCCCTCCTGAGCCTCCAGGACGAGATCGCCGCCGTTTCGGTCCTCGACCCGGCGGCCGGGTCGGGCAACTTCCTCACCGAAAGCTACCTGAGCCTGCGCCGCCTCGAGAACAGGGTCCTGTTCGAACTGAGCTACACGGGCAAAGGTGCCGGAGACCAGACGGCGTTCTCCGGCGGCCTCTTCTCGGACGCCATGGACCTGCAGCCGAAGGTCTCGCTCGCCAACTTCCACGGCATCGAGCTGGAGGACTACGCCTGTTGCGTCGCACGCACCGCACTCTGGATCGCGGAGATTCAGGCGGACCGCGACACCTCGAAGGTGCTCACGGTGACGAGGCCGGCGCTCCCCCTCAACGACTACGAGGGCATCGTCTGCGCCAACGCCCTGCGCATCGACTGGAACGACGTCGTCTCGTCTGACAAGGTCACCCACATCTGCGGCAACCCTCCCTTCCTCGGGTCCTACCGCCTCGACGCGATCCAGAAGGCGGACCGCAAGGACCTGTTCGGCGCCGGTGGCGGCGTGCTGGACTATGTCGCCTGCTGGTATTTGAAGGCGGCCGAGTACATGGGTGACGGACCGATAAAGGCCGCCTTTGTCAGCACCAACTCCATCTGCCAGGGTCAGCAGGTCGAGCCCCTGTGGCGGCGCCTCTTCTCCTTAGGGTTCCACATCGACTTCGCCTGGACCACGTTCTTCTGGTCCAGCGAGGCCGACGACCCGGCCCACGTCCACGTCGTCATCGTCGGGTTCTCCAAGACGGGGGAAAAGCCCCGGGTGCTCCACCGGACCCGGGAGGGCGAGGCCGTCCTCTGCGACAACATCAACGGCTACCTCATGGCCGCCCCCGACTGGTTCGTCACCAAGAGCACCAGGCAGGCCAGCGGGATGCCGGAGATGTCGAGGGGGTGTCAGCCGACGGGCAAGTCCCTCATCATGACCGATGACGAGGCCCGCGGCCTCGTGGATGCGGAGCCGGAGGCAGCCCGGTGGATCAGGCCGTTCTCCATGGGCAAGGACTTCGTCGACGGCGAGGCGAGACGATGCCTCTGGCTCAAGGACGCGACCCTTAACGACATCGCCTCCATGCCCCTGGTCGAGGAGCGGGTGAAGGAGGTCCGGGACTTCCGCCTGGCAAGCCCCAAGGCCGCCACGAGGAAGAAGGCCGCCACGCCGTGGCTGTTCGACGAGGTCAGGGACCCCGAGGGCACCTACATCGGCGTGCCCAAGGTTACTTCCGCGAACCGCACCTACATCCCCATGGGCTTCGTCACCGACGGCATGGTCCCGGGGGACAAGCTGTACTTCATCCCCACCGGCAGCCTCTTCCTATTCGGTGTCCTCATGTCCCGGTTCCACAACGCCTGGATGCGCATGACGTGCGGTCGTCTCAAAAGCGACTATAGCTACAGCAACACCATCGTCTACAACACCTTCGTCTTCCCAACACCAAACGAATCCAAGAAGTCCGAGGTCGAGCGGTGCGCCCAAGCGGTGCTCGACGCCAGGGCAGCGCACCCCGACTCCTCCCTCGCCGAGATGTACGACGGCATCTCCCCTGTGCCCGAGGGGGCGACGGGCGCCCAGGCCAGGAAGTTCGACCGCTTCGTGTTCTCCGACCTCAAGGCCGCCCATGACTCCCTCGACGCCGCCGTCGAGGCGGCCTACGGCGTCGACTTCGGCGGCGACGAGGAGAGGATTGTGAACCACCTTTTCGGGCTCTACGCTGAAGCCGTGAGAGAGGGGGAACGATGA